ttcgcGTTAATACTTTTGAGTCCACAAAATAGACTCAAGTGGCTTGTAAATACTCCGAATTAGATATTCTCGATTGGAGCATgcaaccatatatatatatagatgtcaGAGACTTCTTGCAAGAGTATATTAACGATGTAGAAGTTAGATTATACAATTGGTCTCCTAGATGGATTCAGTTAATGGTGACGGGTTGGTTGCTGATAGTGCAACGTCGATTGGCTATTTAGAGTTCAAGTAGGATTTGGAGGCTTTCAAGCATTCCTTATATATTCGGTGATTGAGGCAGCAGTGTTATATGGATAGATATCTTCTGATCATGGATAATCACATGCCTTGGTGGTGCAAATTTCTATGTCAAATTAAAATGAAATCTTTTCTTTAATATAAAGAATGACAAAAGTTTTTACAAATTTGTCCTACGTGATGGCTAATGTTTGGTCATAATATATCTTTATGCATGCCATTAGTAATATGAAAATTATTTTCTTGATTCAAGGAAATAGAAAGTTCGATTCCGGATAACTTTTAAGAGGACAACTGTCTTCCATGTGTACTTCAAGACCAATTTTTGAGTTTCGATTAGACTACACTCCGATTAGTCTTGAAGCGGGGCATTTGTAAGTATTTAAATTTTATCGGATTTAAATCCATAAAAttatttggactatattttaaattcaagatagattggtccaaataaatattatgggctaatatataaatgaattaattatataagtctaATATAAAtgtattaaataaataagtcttaaccCATTGgtctagcccatttaattgggctaaagtgatgagcccacttcattaagcccaatatgtcatcttcctagatgcccagtttggtgccacgtgtcaaatgacgtagCGCGCCAAGTCAAATGGAAGAGCCAATTGGATCATGCCACAGGTCAAAATGACAAagcatgccaagtcacactaaaaggccaatgaaattgcgccacgtgtgcaagtgacatattctaaccaatcaaatgcggccatgtcacacttcaatttgattggtcggaaagagtttgttcttatcataactcttcccttccacaactataagtaggggtcttcataacttagaaaagacaccagaagttataacaagaagcaagagagagctcgtggatcaaactccgcaaattcctccacaagtttcaagcttcaagcaatcaagctcaagttcaacaaatcaagttcaagctcaagcacgaagaacaaatcaagttcaagctcaagaacaaagaacaaatcaaggttcaAGGAGTGcgagttcaaatcaaagttcgtgctagttgaattcaagatcatcgttcgtggcaacaaacatagattcaagatcaagctcaaaggccttTGAATTTATTTACAATTGGAAAGAAGAATTAGAGGatccatagagattgtaacactcaaatattcaaaataaaatactacgattgttgcgatatttttcggtcttgattttattttcttgacacaaatttattgtctacagtaTCTATAGAATAGGTGCAAACCATTTAAGTATTATGCACAAACCGTATAATATTATAGGccatttatatatttttataagttATTTATCATTTATTTAAGTGTGATTGATTATATTAAAAAGATTACACAGTAAGTAAATAAAGCTTAAAATCTTTAAATTTGTTAGCGAACCTCAAACTCTTCTTTGTTCATTCACGAATAATTAAGTGATATTCTCATTATAGTTTTAAACTATTTAAATAAGCTACATGATTTAATATAAACATTAGATGGTGCATGGGATTAATGACTTTTATGATGCCATGCTAGAGTATATTATAATAGCTGATTGGTCGCTGCATTGTTTTTTTGATTGCATTAGTTAATGATTGTGACGAACTCATCCCTTACAATTACATAATCCTCTTGGATTGTGGAAAATTCggtcaaaatcatcaatttcaccATAATTTTAAGAAAAACATAATCTTAAAAGTGAAAATACAAAATTATATATGTTTTAAATTTACTCATATATTATTCCGAATTGACAAATATATTATGTCATTCGTTAGACCTTTAGTATAAGTTTATTCGTGTCGTAAGGACATAGTCAAGTTTTTGCCATTGACCGCTCTTAAAAATCTAACTTCAGAGCAACTTTTACTTGTAATAATATTTGTCCCCGCAATGAAATAACTTATTATGCTTCTCAAGCAATTAGGAAAACTGCATGATTTCAATTTCCATCCTAAATATGCAAAAATGAATCTGATCCAATTGGAATTTGCAGATGACTTACTCTTATTTTGTACAGGGGATGTAATTTCTGTTCATAtgctatttgataagtttcaaaGTTTTTCTAAGGCATCTGGTTTGGTTGCAAACTTGAGCAAATGCTTTATTTACTGTGGAGGTGTTATACATGAGGTCTAAAATGATATCCAGAAGCTCTTGGGATTCAACAAAATGGGAACTCCATATTAGATACTTATGGGTCCCTCTAAGCACCAACATAGTATATATTGTTCAATGCCAGCCTCTTTTGGATAAAATGTTGGGAAGGACCAAGTCCTGGACTACTAGATTCTTGTCCTATGCTGGAAGATCCCAATTGATAAAGCCAATGTTGTTCTCTATAAAGGTCTTCATGGGGCAGATCTTCATCTTACCTAAGAAAGTTGTTAAAGTCATAGAAGCTACTTGTAGGAATTTCCTTCGAACTGGTGGTATTGGGTTGTCAAAAAAAAGCTTTGTTAGCTTGGGATAGGGTTTGTTATCTAAGGTCCGCAGATGGTTTAAATATTCTAGACATTGCAGTTTGGAGTAAAACGGTAATTAGTAAACTGTTGTGGAATATTTGTAGGAAAAAAGATAAACTTTGGGTGAAATGGATTCATTGTTACTATGGGAGGAATAAGAATATGTTTGAAGATGTCCCGAAGCAAGCATCTTGGATTGTTCAGAAGATTTTGAAAGCCACAAAGTACTTTAATGAAGCAGGCTATATATTGAATGAGGTATAGGGTATGGAGAAGTTCTTTACAAAACAATTTTACTTGAAGTTAAAGGTTACATTCCAGAAATTAGCGTGGAGGAAACTTGTGTGTAACAACCAGGGTCTACCCAAATGGATTTTCATATTGAGAATGGCTGCACTTGGGAGATTGTATTCAAAAGATAGATTATTCAAGTGGGGTGTGACTCAAGATCAATTCTGTCCCTTATGTGAGCAAGACCATGAAAGCTTGGCCCATTTATTCTTTACCTGTGAGACCACTGCACAAATTTGGACGAAGCTGCTCAACTGGATAGCTGTCACTAGAAATCCAATGGCTTGGGAAGATGAACTATAGTGGGCGATGCAACATGCTAGTGGGAACAGTCCAAGACCTGAGATATACAGAATGCTACTAGCGACTGCTGTTTACCATGTGTGGATGGAAAGAAATTATAGAGTATTTCAAAGCAAGCAGTTGAGTATTGAGGTATTGACAAGACAGATAGTTCAAGAAATCCATTTTAGAGGTTCAATGAAGGTGAAGATTGTAAAGCGGCTGGAGAGCTTAAACTACTACCCAACCTAATTATTTTGGTATTGAGATGATCTTTTTGCTATTTTAGTTTCTAAGCTTAGACGGAAGGCTAAGACTTGATGTCCAACATTCAAGGTTTGTATTTTGTACATAACTCTAATTTGGGTAATAAAAATCTAactaattaccaaaaaaatatatattgagGGTTAAATTTGAATAATATTTTTATAGAATTTCGACAAGTAGAATCAATCAATTTCAGGCCAGTACTTTCAAtagcaaaataaataaaagcaatttacAAAAGATAAATATTCGACCAATCCAAAATTATAACGAAAAGCAaattatataattttatattaatATGTGGACAAATTTGCACCTTTTTCCTTGTAAAAAACACCAATCGAGAGAAGAGAGTGCATTTTATACCAATTTTACGTTTAAATTTCACTAGCCTCCTCAGTTTCCTTCCATAGTCTTTACCTATcaatgattaaaaaaaaaaattcgaataATCAGTTTTTTCCCTGTACAGTTCTCAACTTGCACGAGTTATCGATTTTATCTAAAAGtaaaattagagtaagaattgtGGGCccaaattaaaactaaaatcccaAAACCCAAATTTGTGTAATCGTCGTCGGCTCCCCCAAATATCGCTGGTATTCGGTATCTCAAGTTCCGATTCCCCTTTTGTCAATCTATTTTCGCATCATTCCAAACGTAATGTACGGAGGTTCCGGAAAGCTTGGCCGTGGCGGCGGCGGCGGAAGCGGTGGCCGTGGAGGTGGCGTTGGGAAGCGCAACATCCAGTCCACGTTCCAACCGCCGCCTCTCAATAGGTCAACCGCCGCGTCTGGCGGTCGCCTGTCACTGGGCGGCGGTGGAGCTGCCGCACCTCGAAACCGCAACAGCAGCAGCGCGACGGGTCCCACTTCCTCTAATGGAGCGGAGGAGACTTTTAGCCTCGTCACTGGGAACCCTTTGAATTTTGCAATGATAATTCGGCTGGCGCCAGATTTAGTGGAAGAGATCAAGCGAGTAGAAGCTGAAGGTAGTACAGCTAGGATCAAATTTGATACCAATGCCAATAATTCCTCCGGAAATGTGAGTTTTCTTGTTCACTTTTGTTTTACAGATCTGTGTGCAACATATTTATTTGCTatttgatggttttcctttttgtttttaggTTTTATCTAAGTTGGATTAGTTGAACATATTGTGCTTAACTGGATACTTATAGTGCAGTGGAGAATATGAGAGACTGCTAAAAGCATTTGTTGATTTTCAGTTTAAACTTTGCCATGGGCTGTTATGCTTAAAAACTGACTCTTATGTTACATGAAGATGGAACATAAACACTGTACTGCTGGTGTGCAGCAAAAAAGCTTGTAGCACTTCTAACCTCTAGCGACTGGTGCGAGTCAATATTTACGTCTATTTTCAAGACTTGCAGGTTACCTACTTACCCGTAACAATAAGACTTTGTATCAGGGGCGGAGCTCGTAAGAGGGGAAGGGGTTCAATTACATCCCCTTCATCGAATATTTATATTAGGTAAATAGGTAAAAATTAAATCTTTAGGTTCAAAAGTTGCTTTAACTTACAAGTTTGAATCCCAACTATgacattctattttttttttggtaatccCCTTATGGCTTCGCCACTTCGGTTCATAGGTTACCTTTCGTTTGAAAGCTATGCACTTACCAAATGTATCACTCCAACCTTGTTTGCCTGTTTTCTTTATTAGATTTCCTCTGTAACAGAATAGGAAAATGAAGAAACAGAATACCCTATTTTTGGGCAATATGATTTAAAGGCCTTTGAAATGGGGAGATGTGCTTCTTAAGGTGTCCATTTCAAGCTATTTACTCCATGATGCTTCCAGTGTTTTTGTTATCTATCCTTCTAAATTGTGATTATGTATTTGTTCTTTAAAAACTCAAACCGAGGAGCCATTCTTGTGAGAAGCAAGGGATGTCGTGAACGGTGGAAGGTCACAGAGAATTGGCCTATTCATAGAGTGATCCTATGATAAGACTGGCAGTTACATTTTAGTGGTTGTGTTTCGTAGATATTATACTACACTGCCATAATTATATATCCTGACTTGCATCTGAAATGCCACTAAACGTCACTTCTGTTTGTTCCTTTTCTAATATACACTTTTGTATTAGTTGCTTTGAGGTGTTTGGTTGTGCTCTTTATTGAATTAATTTATGAGTGCCTCATTAAGAACTTATGACCTCTTTCACTTTTATAAAAGAAAGAACTTCGACATCCTTTGACTTGATCTTGAACTCATGCTTGGCAATAATGTTACTTTAGTTAAGTATAATTGGATGTGATTTGCCCACATTGTATCAGGTCATTAATGTTGGTAGTAAAGACTTCAGATTCACATGGTCGCGGGAACCTGGAGATCTATGTGATATATATGAAGAACgtcgaagtggtgaagatggaaaTGGTTTGCTTGTTGAGTCAGGTGGTGCTTGGCGAAAGTTGAATGTACAGCGCGTTCTGGATGAATCATTTAAAAACCATGTTAAAATGCGGTCAGAAGAAGCTGAGAAGAAACTTAAATCACGCAAGTATGTTTATTGTCAaactcttttgtttttttttggataagGATTTATTGTCCAACTCTAAAATGACATGAAATGGTTGATCGTTGTAGCTAGATATATTAGATTTCTCTACATGATAGTGCTCAACTTAATGATAtgcaaatatataaattttagtgcTTTTTATTTGTTTGGCAAGCGGGAAGGGTATGATTAAGGGCATAGTGAGGATTGAGTTTTGCAGTTTTAGGATTCAAGGTGGGATGTCTACCACAGCTACCGCTTAATTCTTGTACAATCAAGTTCATATCTAATTATGTGGCTTTCCTGACCCGTTTTCTTGTTTGCTTTAATGTCTATCTGGGTTGATCTGCTCTCTCTCTCTTGGAGTGAGTGTCTAGGCAAGGTCACTTTAAGCTCATTCAGCGATTTCATGGGATAATGGTTTTGTCCACTCATTTTACATGCTCTTTATTCGACTCTGCTGCTCTTTATTCGACCCTATCTAGTTAGGCTGAAGTTCTGTGATACTGTGTTGAGCTAGTGGTACCACTGTTATCGACGTTTAATTGTCTTTAAGATGCAGCAGCTCACTTCCTTAAGTAGAAGACTAATTTaaaggctttttttttttttttggttgagaaGGTAACATATTTGCATATTAAAATATAGACTACACAAAAGCTATGAAGTCACCCATAATTACACTGTGGAATGCAGGAAAAAATAACTCCTAATCCTTTGTCTTCTTACAAGGATTCTAAAACATCAAAAATAGATTCATGATCTTTCAAAAACTTTCCTTTACACCAAAAGTATATAGGAATTAAACActtcatcttcatcttttggaTGTTACTAGATTTGTCTTCAAAGCATCTATGCTTTGTCCACCATATGCAAGCTGGGAGAATCCTCCATCTCTTGTTTTGTCCACAACATAATTTAAAAGCTTATGGTATCAAAGGAAAAATTATAGGCTTACAAAAATAAGTCTTTCTCTTAAAATATTAAGCATTTTGCAGTTAGAATTTATTTTTGATGAGAGAGAAAGATCCTGTCTCAAATTTTGCTAAATAACTTGCTAATAACTAGTTAACAGAAAAGTATGATTGATAAACCAATTGATGACCACTATAGTTGGAGTAACAACATTCATATCACTAACCCATACTCAGATTTTTCTTTTGTTGAAAGAAATTAGCTtgggattgttgttgttgctcacTTTAAGAGAAAGCCTATGGTTGATCAAATGTACATCTTAGCACCTTGGTACATGATCTAAAGTGTGGTCTAAGCGAGGGCCGAGGTGAATTGCTTAGCCTGTGGTGCACCTAGCTTGAGGGCTTATGTGTGCCTCAAGCAAGTCTTTGGCAATACTGTTTCTGATGATGCAATGCAGAGGAAAAATGTTTTAAGGCTTTTCCGATGCTTTGGAGAAGTTTTGTtctagttaaataaataaaagattcTCTGTTGTTTGTACCTTAGCTGATATTTGATTTTCTCATTCTGTcttttatattgatatttttgcATCTCTAAAACAGAGCCATTGTTTTGGACCATGGCAATCCATCCATGAAGAGTCAGGTGAAGGCAATGGCTGCAGCTGAAGGTACGCATCGTCATGAACATTGAAATTAAGCATTTGATAATCGCTTTTCTGATTTACCTTGGTTAAAGTCAGCTAGATTGCCCTTAAGTTTCACATATGATTCAGTCATTTTCTTGTACATTTTTCGCATCCTCTGATGCCAATGTAATAACATTTTACCTTCTCAAAAAAAAGTCCTGGTAGATTGCTCCTAGTTGATTATTCCTTCTGCATATTGAAAGGATTATAAACTTGATGGTTATTGGAGGTAGAAATGCTTCTGGTGTTCATTTGAGGATAACACTACCTAGTAATGCAAAATCCTCAGAATATTTGATGGGCTGTGTGCATTATCAACTTGAAGGTATACGAGAGAGGGATGCTTCTGATATCCCATTTTGACTTTCTATTTAATGagccaaaagaaaaaaatttgatGTAATCAACTATGAAGTATCTGGTAGTCATTATGTATATTTGGCTTTACGTGGAATGAAAGGAGTAGGAGATTGATCCATAGTTATGAGAGAGATATTAGTAGTTTATCTTCTCAAAAAAGAGATATTAGTAGTATAAGGAGATCTTTTCTATTTAATGCATTTGTTGGTGTAGGAAAGAATATTTGTGGGATCTGTGGTTAGATCATTGGATTAGCTTGTTCGAGAACCATTGTTGAGTTtgctttatatttatttttcacACCAACTTGGTATAATCAATGAATGAAATAttgagaaagaaaaaatgaagattcTAATAGTGGCATATCGGCTATCATTCTTGGTGTTCAGTGCTCATGCTATCCTAGTATCTTGTGCTACTCGTTATTTGGAGCTATAGCATAAAACTTCTTTTTGATGTATGTGTTTGGTTTACATGGATTCAGATACTGTTATTGTGTGGTAACGAGATAGGTAACTACAAAGTTACGGAGTCTTGGGAAACTTCTATTGCTATCCAATATCAACTTTATCCAATATAGGTATCTCTCATTTCTGGGCTGTTAAAGAAGGTCGAGAATAGCAATATTACTAAAACCAATTTTCATAACATTTTGTGGCAGCAAATCTACTGGCAATGAGAAAAAAGAACCTTATTGCATCTGTTAAAGGTGGAAAGGATAAATTGTAGTACCTTATCAAACAACAGCTTAAACGCAATAGCTAACACAACAGTGAAACGGTGGCTTATAAGAAGAATCAATTTTAGTAACCTATGAAACAGCAGTCGTTTAAACGCTATAGTTAAGCAGATGATGTGTAAGCTTGATCTTCAGGATGATGATGTGTAAGCTTGATCTTCTGTAGTGTCTCTTTTGTTTATTGAACATATACTATGGAGAACATTAGTTTTCTCTAGATGAATGATCTATAATGATGGTATATGTTTAATTTCTGATATTGCAGTTTGATGTAAATCTAACTCTTTGTCTCTTCAGCCAATCCATGGAGGATGGGTTTCAAGCAAAAGAAAGAGCCTCCTTTCAAAAAGCGAAAGGCAGAACCACCTCCAGGTAATTTGGGAGCTGAAGTTTAGAGGTTTCTTATTAGATGTTTTCTGCTAGTAGTCCAGTCAGTTTATTTCATGTCCAGGTGTTGGAAAGGAGGGATGTCTTGAATATAATTTCACTGTTTTGATGGTGTTATGTTTCCTATCTTTCATTGAACTTTATGAATTGCAGGGGGGGCTTACGGATCTGCTTACAAATCTGGCTCCTCTGCAACAACTCATTCAAAGGGAAAGCCTTCTGCTTCACCTTTGTCTTCTCCCCCTGAACTATCTGGTGCTCCAGCATCTCCATTTGACAATGCCAATCTTTTGAAGGGCCATATTGCTGTGGATGATGTGATACCAGCTCAAACCATGACTAAGGCTACTAGCTCTGACAAAGAAATTCCTAGCAAGGTGACCACAAGTTCTTCACATGATAAAGTAGGGCGTAAAAGGCATGCAGGCTCTACGCCTACCGACCTGCGTAGCATGTTGATTTCTCTACTTATGGAGAACCAGTCCAAGGGGATGAGTCTTAAGGTAAGCATGTGAACTAAATTGTACCTTTGTTAATTTAGCATTGTGTTGTAGGAGGTAGAGTGTAAGTTTAAAGCAAAGAAGtccattttcctttggttgttttttttttggttgacaTGGAGTACTTGTTAAAAATTCTTAAGTACATCTCTTTACTGCAtcagcttcttgttttttttccgCTTAAAATATCTTCTGGGTTTTAGGCACTGGAGAAAGCTGTTGGAGACACATTCCCGAACTCAGCCAAGCAAATTGAGCCCATTATAAAAAAGGTAAATGGTAGATGAAATTGCTGTAGTTCTgctgaaagaagaaaagataagtGAATAATATTCTTACCACAATAGTTGTAATATTTTACACATGCATTTCTGGTGGTAGATTGCTATATATCAAGCTCCAGGAAGATACTTCTTGAAACCAGGAGTGGATATAGAAAGCTTCCCGAAACCTGCCCCTGAAAGTGGAAGGTACAAAAAATTTTCGGGCTCTttgttcttttgttttgtctcttCTATTTGAAATTAAAATAGTATCTGTCAGAGACAAAGTTGATCTGCATTCAGCACGTCTGGTTAAACTGAAGTCTCGGTAAGTGTACCTGTAGGAGCACGGGAACTTTCTACCAGAGATAAACTTGGAAGATGTTTGTGAAAATGATATTAAACAAAAAGAccttggcattttacatccatttTGAGCTAAAACAATCAAGGAACATATGCATTTTTTTGACGTTACAAAGGTTAAAATGTGCTCATTAATTTTGCCCTTCTTTTGGGATGCTAATTTATATGTTTTGACACTAACGTACAAGGATCATATCTGTATGTATTTGTTTTTGGCCAAATTCCTTGGAGGGTGGAGAGGTGGGAAGATTATTTTCTGATCGAGAGATTATTTTCATTTCCTATTCATGTTTCATTTGATGATCCTCTGTATTGTGGTCATGAACTATTTTCCTTGAGAGCAGAACACCTCCTTCCACAGTAAAAAGATCCACGCACGTATGATCTTTTCCACAGTAAAAAGATCTTTCTtcattaaaaagaaaattcatgCATCTATGCACACACAGTCGGACATTGGTCAGGATGTATTTTCTTATGGTTTTGGTTTGTAACCCAATCGCTTTTGCTTTAGTCAGTTGATTGTGCTCTTTAATATGTTTCCAGTATCACCTTTTTGATTATTATAGGTATGGCAGACATCAATTTAACTTCTCGTTCTAACATATCTCTTTTATCTTAGTGCTGCTGAGGACCAGACTACTAGCTCTACTATGCCTTTGATAGGAAAATCATTCTTCTGAAAAGATATATTCTTTGATTGAAATGCTTGATTCCATGTTAATTGAAAGTCCCCTTACCCTGATGTTTTCTGCTCTTAACAGTTCTCCTGAAGATCATTGTCAGCCATTATCTGCCCCCGATAAATTTGACCAGCTACCTGCTCCAGAACCGGTCTTACCTTTAAAAACTGATAGCAGTGAATTGGAAGAGGGGGCAGTGAGCGATTCTAAACCTCAAGAAGCATATGATGCCATGGAAAAAATTGATATCCTCCATCATTCACCTGATCGAAGTGTAGGGCTGGCTAATAGCTCTAGCTCTAGCTCTAGTGATAGTGAAAGTGAGAGCAGCGACAGTGGAAGCGATAGTGGAAGTCAGAGTAGAAGCAGAAGCCCAAGTAAAAGTGTAGCCAGTGGGAGTAGCAGTGACAGTGAAAGTGATGCTTCTTCTAATAGTAAGGAGGCATCTGATGAGGATGTTGATATCATGAGCGATGATGACAAAGAGACAAATCATGAACCGCGAGCTTCTGAACAGGTTCAATGCGGAACTTTGGATTTTGAGCCAGGTCAATTTAAGGTAGGTGAGAGGGACGATCTTAATGTTACGGATATTGTGGAAATTGAGAAGGACTTGCCTCACGGCGACCAAGTAGCTCAAATGGCTGTTATTCCTGGCTCAGGTCCTATGAGAGATAATGAAAAACCTGTAGAAGAAGTCAGACCTTTATCGTCTGATAGGCATGAGGATAAACAAAGTCAGGTCCAAATGGGTGAGCTTCATCATGAAGCACAAATTGTTAGTTACCAAAAACATCATAGTGAAATTGGAAGTGTCGACAAGGATAGCTTCAAGCATGAGCCATCTGGGGGTAGGAAAAGTAAATCTAAACGAGTGCGTGATGAAAAACGTTTAGTTGATAAAGCAGACAAGAATAAGAGAGTAAAAACTCAGAATGTTATTCAGCATCAAAGTTCTGGTCATAGGAACTCTAATTTTGTAGAGAGTTCACACTTATCTCCTGATAAGCCTTCAGAAGGGCCTTATAAGGGCCTTAATATGCAGCAGATGGATAGAACTTCCAGGAAGTCTGCTTCTGAACTTTTGCAGCCAGACCGGAGATCTGTTGATTTCACTGCAAGGGGCAAAGCTCCTACTGGTTCTGAGAGGCCAATAAAACAAGGTGAAAGCTCAGGGCATACCACTAAGTACACTGAAAGAAGCCTTCAAATGAATGAAGGGCTCCCCTCACAGAGAGACAAGGTTAGTAGAGAGTCACAAGATGAATACGACTTTGTTAGTgataaaagggaaagaaaaattcCAAAAGATGGTGTTGGGGACCAGCAAAGAACATCAGTCGATTTGAACCTCAGTAAGTATGACAGCCCGCTGCCACGAAATTCTCCAAAGGATAATATGTGTAATACAGGGAAATCATCTTTCATGAATGGACGTGGGCACATGCTTCAAAGAGAGCTTTCAGACCTGGAGTTAGGAGAACTTCGGGAGCCTCCGCCACAGGAAACAGCTGGGTTAAACAAGCAGTTTGAGAGGAAAAGTTCTTTTAAAGGAGAGAATAGACCAACAAGTTCAGATTATTGGAATTTTGAGTCAACTAAAGGAAGAACTACAGAGAAGAATGTAGCAGAGTTTAGAAGATCATCTCCTCTCCAGTCAAGCGCTGTGCCTTCTGGGGCTCCAAATGGCTTTTCTAAGAGGAGGACCCCTGAACGTCATGCTGAAGATTTTACAAGACCTCACCAAAAGGTTTCACAACCTCAGCCTCAACAACC
This sequence is a window from Nicotiana sylvestris chromosome 3, ASM39365v2, whole genome shotgun sequence. Protein-coding genes within it:
- the LOC104238521 gene encoding uncharacterized protein — its product is MYGGSGKLGRGGGGGSGGRGGGVGKRNIQSTFQPPPLNRSTAASGGRLSLGGGGAAAPRNRNSSSATGPTSSNGAEETFSLVTGNPLNFAMIIRLAPDLVEEIKRVEAEGSTARIKFDTNANNSSGNVINVGSKDFRFTWSREPGDLCDIYEERRSGEDGNGLLVESGGAWRKLNVQRVLDESFKNHVKMRSEEAEKKLKSRKAIVLDHGNPSMKSQVKAMAAAEANPWRMGFKQKKEPPFKKRKAEPPPGGAYGSAYKSGSSATTHSKGKPSASPLSSPPELSGAPASPFDNANLLKGHIAVDDVIPAQTMTKATSSDKEIPSKVTTSSSHDKVGRKRHAGSTPTDLRSMLISLLMENQSKGMSLKALEKAVGDTFPNSAKQIEPIIKKIAIYQAPGRYFLKPGVDIESFPKPAPESGSSPEDHCQPLSAPDKFDQLPAPEPVLPLKTDSSELEEGAVSDSKPQEAYDAMEKIDILHHSPDRSVGLANSSSSSSSDSESESSDSGSDSGSQSRSRSPSKSVASGSSSDSESDASSNSKEASDEDVDIMSDDDKETNHEPRASEQVQCGTLDFEPGQFKVGERDDLNVTDIVEIEKDLPHGDQVAQMAVIPGSGPMRDNEKPVEEVRPLSSDRHEDKQSQVQMGELHHEAQIVSYQKHHSEIGSVDKDSFKHEPSGGRKSKSKRVRDEKRLVDKADKNKRVKTQNVIQHQSSGHRNSNFVESSHLSPDKPSEGPYKGLNMQQMDRTSRKSASELLQPDRRSVDFTARGKAPTGSERPIKQGESSGHTTKYTERSLQMNEGLPSQRDKVSRESQDEYDFVSDKRERKIPKDGVGDQQRTSVDLNLSKYDSPLPRNSPKDNMCNTGKSSFMNGRGHMLQRELSDLELGELREPPPQETAGLNKQFERKSSFKGENRPTSSDYWNFESTKGRTTEKNVAEFRRSSPLQSSAVPSGAPNGFSKRRTPERHAEDFTRPHQKVSQPQPQQPHPRINQNDIGSQYNQPVEVHNGRQIEVEGRLGTGQEVHGDARKKNSAGAREQHDLKHGVLPASAKENKGQKSSLAAEVNDRHKDASLLVSSEGHQRMGESSPDEMSSYSKYEKEEAELKGPIENFAQYEEYVQEYREKYDSYCSINKTLESYRNEFMTLGKELEVSRGRDKQRFYDMLGQLKDSYRKCGSRHKRLKKIFIVLHEELKHLKQMIKDFAVSYARDR